Genomic window (Stenotrophomonas maltophilia):
AACCCCACCCCACCTCGCCAGCCGCGGAAACCAGGCTTTTGACGTTGCCGTTGCCGTTGGCGTTGATCCGGCGGGTGCCGGGCCGCAGGCCCGGCCCGACCCCCTCAATTACGCTGGAACAACGCCTGCACATCCTTCCGGAACGCGGCCTGGCTGTCCGCCCGGCTGTAAAACATGTGCCCGCCCGGATAGCTCCGCACCTGCACCCGGTCCGGGTTGCTGCCCATCGCCGGCATCTGGTCCACCGTCAGGATCGATCCCATGAACGGGCATGACAGGTCGTTCCAGCCATGCACGATCAGCACCTGCAGATGCGGATCGATCGCCACCGCCTGGCGCAGCTGGGTCACCGCGCCCTGGCGCAGCTCGCCATTGCGGTCCCACAACCGGTTCACGTCGTAGTTCAGCGCCTGGTAGCGTGCATCCACCTTCCAGCCGACCACGCGCGTCACGAAGTCGACCATCGCCGTGGTGGTCGGCGCGATGATGCTGTCCAGCAGCGGATCGTTGGCGCGCTGTTCCGGATCATTCGGGAACGGATCGAACGCGGTCACGTTGGAGTCGTAGCGGCTGCCCAGCGTGCCCTTGTCGCGGAACACTTCACGCAGGTAGGCCTGGGTTTCCAGGCGGCCACCGGCGCGGCGCACGAACTGCGGGTCCAGCCCGGTCAGCTCGGTGACCCGGCGCAGCATTGCCTCGGTCGACTGCGGATCGCTGCGGCCCTTCATCAGCGCGGTGGCGTAGTCGCCACGGGTGTACTCCACCACCTCGCGCATCGCCGCATCGGTCAGCTTGCCCTGGCGCTCCAGGTGCGCCGCGGCGATCGACGGCAACGTCTGCATCCACGCCATCGGCGAGACATCGGCGTTGTCTTCCAGGGTCGGGCTCAGGTAGGGCGAGACCAGCACAAGGCCGTTCATCGCCACGCCCAGCCGGGTCTGCAGGAAGTGGGTGATGCGTGGGCCACGGTAGCCACCATAGCTCTCGCCGGTCAGGTACTTGCGCGAGGCCATACGCTGGTTGCGCAGCAGCCAGTCGTAGATCGAGCGCGAGAGATATTCGACGTCGGCACTGGGGTTGTAGAGCGCCTTCTTGGCCTCATCGTCGCCGATCCGCGCACGGCTGAAGCCGGTGCCGACCGGGTCGATGAACACCAGGTCGGTGAAGTCCAGCCAGGTGCCGGGGTTGTCGTGCAGGGTGGCGGGTGCCGATGCGCTGTCACCCTCCGAACCAAAGGTGACCACCTTGGGCCCGATCGCACCCATGTTGAGGTAGACCGACGATGCACCCGGGCCGCCGTTGAGCGCGAAGGTCACCGGCCGGTCCTTGCCCGGCATCGTATAGGCGGTGAACACCACGTCGGCGATCACCTTGCCCTTCGCATCGCGCACCGGCAGGGTGCCGACGGTGGCGGTGTAGTCCAGGGTGCGGCCGGCCAGCCGCATGCTCTGGCGGGCCGATGCATCGGCGGGCAGCGCAGGCGCTTCGGTCTTGTCGTCTTTTGGATCGGCCTTGGCGTCGGCGTCGGGCGCGGCCAGCACGCTGACAGGGGCGATGAGCAGGCCGACGCAGAGCGCGGCAGTGTGCAGCAGGGACTTCATGGCACCGTATCGGCAGCGGAAGGGGGTTCCGATGCTAGGCCGGTGGCGGGCATGCCGAATGTGTCCAAAGGCATGGCCGCGCGTTGAGGCTGCTACTGGCCAGATTGGGTCAAGTAGACAGGGTGGCTGCCGCGTCGTCATCGGCCAGCAGGCCGTAGACGACCGAGTCGGCCAGTTGCCCCTGGATGCGCCAGCGCTGGCGCAGCACGCCCTCGCGGTGGAAGCCCAGGCGTTCCAGCACGTGTGCGGAGGGCGCGTTACGCGGGTCGATCTCGGCTTCCACGCGATGCAGGTGCAGGGTGCGGAACAGGTAGGCCAGTACCTGTTGCAGGGCCTCGTGCATATAGCCCTGGCCCTGGCGATCGGGGGCCAGCAGATAGCCGATCTCGGCGCGCGCCGCATCGCGGTCTACTGCGAATACCACGCAGATGCCGAGCAGCGGACCTTCCAGCGATTCGCGCACGGCCAGCTTCAGCTGGGTGCCGATGGCATGGGCGGCGAGGTCATCGTCGATCTGCTCGCGCGCTTCGGCCTGTCGCGTCCAGGCCGGATGGTTCCACCAGCGCATCACATCCGGGTTGGACTGCAGGGTGAACAGCGCGGCGGCGTCGTCACGGCGGATCGGGCTCAGGACCAGCCGTGCACTGTGCAGCGGCAGGCCGGGGAACAGCAGCGAGTGGCTGGCCAATACGGTGGTCCACGCGGATGGACGCGCATTATGGCGCCGCCGGGTTTGCCGATGGGGGTGTAATGCCCCCGGCGCGCATGAACCGGTAGTGCCGGCC
Coding sequences:
- a CDS encoding GNAT family N-acetyltransferase, coding for MASHSLLFPGLPLHSARLVLSPIRRDDAAALFTLQSNPDVMRWWNHPAWTRQAEAREQIDDDLAAHAIGTQLKLAVRESLEGPLLGICVVFAVDRDAARAEIGYLLAPDRQGQGYMHEALQQVLAYLFRTLHLHRVEAEIDPRNAPSAHVLERLGFHREGVLRQRWRIQGQLADSVVYGLLADDDAAATLST
- a CDS encoding S10 family peptidase translates to MKSLLHTAALCVGLLIAPVSVLAAPDADAKADPKDDKTEAPALPADASARQSMRLAGRTLDYTATVGTLPVRDAKGKVIADVVFTAYTMPGKDRPVTFALNGGPGASSVYLNMGAIGPKVVTFGSEGDSASAPATLHDNPGTWLDFTDLVFIDPVGTGFSRARIGDDEAKKALYNPSADVEYLSRSIYDWLLRNQRMASRKYLTGESYGGYRGPRITHFLQTRLGVAMNGLVLVSPYLSPTLEDNADVSPMAWMQTLPSIAAAHLERQGKLTDAAMREVVEYTRGDYATALMKGRSDPQSTEAMLRRVTELTGLDPQFVRRAGGRLETQAYLREVFRDKGTLGSRYDSNVTAFDPFPNDPEQRANDPLLDSIIAPTTTAMVDFVTRVVGWKVDARYQALNYDVNRLWDRNGELRQGAVTQLRQAVAIDPHLQVLIVHGWNDLSCPFMGSILTVDQMPAMGSNPDRVQVRSYPGGHMFYSRADSQAAFRKDVQALFQRN